The following proteins are encoded in a genomic region of Streptococcus constellatus subsp. constellatus:
- a CDS encoding chorismate mutase → MDLAEIRKEIDQIDVDLITLLEKRMALVSQVALYKRQTGKAVLDTQREQIILEKVANSVQEKQYEDTLVQTFSDILKHSRAYQERHI, encoded by the coding sequence TTGGATTTAGCAGAAATTAGAAAAGAAATTGATCAAATAGATGTAGACTTAATTACCTTGTTAGAAAAAAGAATGGCGTTAGTGAGCCAAGTAGCTCTCTACAAACGTCAGACTGGGAAAGCAGTATTGGATACTCAGCGTGAGCAAATTATTTTAGAGAAAGTTGCAAATAGTGTGCAGGAAAAACAGTATGAAGATACCCTTGTGCAGACTTTTTCAGATATTTTAAAACATTCACGTGCTTATCAAGAGCGGCATATCTAA